The nucleotide sequence ACATTTTTCTGGACTTTGGGGGTTTCTTGGTTGCTACGACTCCTAACGTGGGGCGGATGGCCGAGATTCTCATTCGCAGTCCATCGGTGTCCGAACGCTGCACGCTAAACTGGGTGGCTGACTTGATCGACTTCGACTGGCTCGATTGATCCGTAATGGAATCGGTTTCCTGAGGAGAACAACACACTTTACATATAGCATTGCATAAAGGGTGCCATTTTAAAGACTTGCCTCATTTTCACTGCCGGATTCTTGTGCGCGTTGCGTTTCCAGAACCTTTGCTGCTGCCGTCTCATTTTGGCTACAGCTCATATTTTGGAGTCGCTGGGGAGCTGCAAAGGTTCGCTTTTGTTAGCCAAGTGTTTTTAATTCGATTTGGTGGCACTCTTAATCGCCTTTAAAGTAGGTCAAACCGCGGTGACAtcgtccaaaaaaaaaaccattacCTACAGCACACTTACGCTTGATTGTTTTCTGGGCTAGTAGTAGACCTCAGTAGTCGGTTTCGTTTGTGCCGAAATGACAATCTATTGCTGCACACATTGCATTTGCACTTTTCTTGAGCCTTAGGCCGTGGCTTGCCTGCTTCTAAAATGGCGCCGTTTTCACTTTCCCAAAAACTGCTTTGTTCGACGCCCGACGACGGCGCAACGTTGCAACGCTTCTCGCATGTGGCACATTAATCCGCGGTACCGATAATTCACTTTTTTCGCGACTAGTGGGCGGTGGCGGGGCGCATcaattgttattgttaatgtggcgcaacaacaaaaagccaGGCAACCAAAAATTTACGAacataaataaagaaaaagacTGCGTTTCAGTGTGCCCAGCTGGGGTGTACGTGATGTCTACGCGACAGTGTGACCTTGCGGCGGAATTTAGCAGGCAACTATCGCGAACAATAGTGGATTCTATTCAAAAATAGCTGGAAAAAAACAAGCCGATTATTGTATAACAATGTGAAACCAGTAATATTAATATGacattttttatgaattaaaaatgaattcttatattttttttactattgTAACTAAATATTTGTTATGGGAATATATTCCTTACATGAACTCGCAAATAGCAAAATTTTAGGTGACCATAAAACTAATTATAGCAGACGATatgaaacaacaaaaaagccAGAATAGCTAGATTTTCTCTTTTGGGTGTGTGCACACTGGCCGAGCAGCTCGGcgattattatttgtttatttgtaaaaACCTGGGAAATGAGTGGAAAACCGTCGAAACCGAGCAGCCCCTCCAGCAGCATGCTGTACGGCTCCAGCATCTCGGCGGAGTCCATGAAGGTGATCGCGGAGAGCATCGGAGTGGGCTCCCTGTCGGATGACGCCGCCAAGGAACTAGCGGAGGATGTGTCCATCAAGCTGAAGAGGATTGTACAGGATGCGGCCAAGTTCATGAACCACGCCAAGCGGCAGAAGCTCTCAGTGCGGGACATCGACATGTCCCTTAAGGTGCGAAATGTGGAGCCGCAGTACGGTTTCGTAGCCAAGGACTTCATTCCATTCCGCTTCGCATCTGGCGGAGGACGGGAGCTGCACTTCACCGAGGACAAGGAAATCGACCTAGGAGAAATCACATCCACCAACTCTGTAAAAATTCCCCTGGATCTCACCCTGCGCTCCCATTGGTTTGTTGTGGAGGGAGTGCAACCCACTGTGCCCGAAAACCCCCCTCCGCTCTCGAAGGATTCCCAGTTACTGGACTCGGTCAATCCAGTTATTAAGATGGATCAAGGCCTAAACAAAGATGCGGCAGGCAAACCCACCACCGGCAAGATACACAAGCTGAAAAACGTGGAGACCATTCATGTCAAGCAACTGGCCACGCACGAGTTGTCCGTGGAGCAGCAGTTGTACTACAAGGAGATCACCGAGGCGTGCGTGGGATCTGATGAGCCGCGGCGCGGGGAAGCGCTGCAGTCGCTGGGATCCGATCCTGGCCTGCACGAAATGCTTCCCCGCATGTGCACCTTCATTGCCGAGGGAGTTAAGGTCAATGTGGTTCAGAACAACTTGGCGTTGCTTATTTACCTCATGCGCATGGTTCGTGCGCTTCTGGATAATCCTTCGCTGTTTCTGGAGAAATACGTAAGAAATTTCTTATTGTATTGTTCTTTGTTTCTCATAAAAACGATGTTGTCTCCGCATAGCTCCACGAACTGATACCCTCGGTGATGACGTGCATTGTGTCCAAACAGCTGTGTATGCGCCCCGAGCTGGACAATCACTGGGCCCTGCGAGACTTTGCCTCCCGACTGATGGCTCAAATCTGCAAGAACTTCAATACCCTAACCAACAATCTGCAAACCCGTGTCACCCGGTAAATCACATCcacttaaattaaataaccTTTTAACATCCATTTCCCAACCTTCAGCATCTTCAGCAAGGCCCTGCAGAACGACAAGACCCACCTGTCCTCGCTTTACGGCTCTATTGCGGGTCTCTCGGAGCTGGGGGGCGAAGTCATAAAGGTTTTCATCATACCCCGCCTTAAGTTCATATCGGAGCGCATTGAACCTCACCTGCTCGGCACCTCCATCAGCAACACTGACAAGACAGCAGCAGGTCACATCCGCGCCATGCTTCAGAAGTGCTGTCCCCCGATTCTCAGGCAAATGCGCTCAGCGCCAGATACAGCGGAGGACTACAAGAACGACTTTGGCTTCCTGGGGCCGTCGCTGTGCCAGGCAGTAGTCAAAGTTCGAAATGCGCCCGCCTCAAGCATTGTAACCCTGTCATCCAACACTATCAACACGGCACCCATCACGAGTGCAgcacaaacagcaacaaccatCGGACGAGTGTCCATGCCCACCACACAGAGACAGGGGTAAATAACACTTTtaagcataaaataaaattccaGCCAAGCATTTGATTCCTAATGGAAACCATGTTGACATGTCTTTTTATGCCCATTACTAAGCGGTTAAATATTCTTTTGTTTTAGAAGTCCCGGAGTCTCGTCCCTGCCGCAAATAAGAGCCATTCAGGCCAACCAGCCGGCGCAAAAGTTTGTGATAGTCACCCAGAACTCGCCGCAGCAGGGCCAGGCGAAGGTGGTGCGGCGTGGCAGCTCTCCGCACAGCGTGGTCCTCTCCGCGGCCTCCAACGCTGCCAGTGCCTCCAATTCGAACTCAAGCTCGAGCGGCAGTCTACTAGCGGCTGCACAGCGGAGCAGCGATAATGTGTGTGTTATTGCCGGTAGCGAAGCGCCAGCAGTTGATGGTATAACAGTTCAATCTTTCAGAGCATCCTAGACGCCAACTCGCTGATCATTGAGACGGAGATTGTGCGCGCACCGCCCGAGCTGGACGATCTCTCGCACCTGGAGTAGCCAGCTTAGTTCGTAGTCCACATTTTGTCATATTgtatgcaataaaataaaaaatgcggGTTCCTAccccaaaaaaatgtaaccaCACAAATAGGaagaatattaaatcattATTTTCACACGTTTTGTGTAAAATGGATTTAGTTCTTCTtagcaagcaaaaaaaaaaacattatttaagGATTTCCCATAGAAATATTAAGCTACAGTTCTGTAAATAACGAACTGTTGAAATCAACTGACTGCTCTCCCACCCCACAAATCGAAAGCTTGCCCACGCAGTCAGCACGCATGTGCGGGTATGGGCCCCCAAGTGGCTTGCTATTGATTTCTCCAGCGCATTGCTGGGTGAACGCACAAAGAGCTCTGCTCAGCACTCCTTGTAGATACCCATCGCAGGACAAAGGCAAAGCTCGAAACGCTTCTGGCAGCATTTTCAAAGGATAAAAAGGAATTCTCACAAAAACCCAGGAAAGATGCATGCCAGATTTGCGGATCCCGAGCCAGCGTCTCCGGACAGCGTTGATGGAATCGAAACGGAGTCACTGGAGGCGCGGATTGAGGCCTTCAAGCAAAATCCCCAGAACATGGCCGCGTTGCGGGAGGCGCTCGACGATGTGCTCCTGCGGGCTGAGACGGAGGCGAACAGGCGGGCAGTTGAGAGCCAGAAATCGCAACAGGTTGACCACACATATCTAATATTCGTTTTCGAGCTAACTGAACTAACTTGTAACTTCCCTTGCAGGGCAAGGAAAAACGACCGAGTAAGTATACGCAGTGTGGTTCAGTACATTTCACTTCTTAGCTATTTGGATAGTGTATTGCTTTTCCCTTTCGAGCACTTCAGCGCAAACCCTTGCCAAGTGCTGGCCGCTGAATAGACACTTGTGCACAAATCCTTTTCTTAGTCTTGCTTAAGTATTTTTGTATCGATGACTTTCGTGGCAATGAACTCGCTTGACACCTAAGAGTGCCTAGGCTAAAAGTTGGTGGATGAGGTCTAAATCTCaaatattgcaaatatttaggAAAGTATAATCTTCGTGCTGAAATTAAGAGAACTGTCGCGTAATGTTGTAACTTGTTTGATAAAAGTGGGCTGACCTAACTAACTGATGACAGGGCGACCGTTGTGGGCCTCCTCCACGGTTGTTAACAGATGGCAATTAAAACTGAGGAAAGCATATAATTTAGAATATATAAACGCATTCGCACGCCATTTTCACCCATTTTCCAAAAAACCCAGCCAGCTCGATTGCATGACCATATTTTGTTGCACTTAACTTGTATTTTGCGTATCACTGATCTTTATTTCCGTATTTTTGTACTCTCTGCGCCTCGCATGCACTAACCTCTCAGGTTTCGCCATACCAGATTTTAAGAACGGCAAGGTGGTGAATCGCGCTCGAGGATTCGTGGTGCGGATCTTCGATGCCATATGCAATTGCGCCAACAACAATGCGGCGGCGGCCACGACGCGTTTCAAGCTGAGAAGCAACAGCGGCGGAGGGGGAGGCggcggaggtggtggtggcggagcCAGCGGAAATGGCAAGCGTCAGCAGTCGCAGAATGAGCCGGAAACCCTAGTCCTGACCAAGAAGAAGCCCGCCGGCGAAGGCAAGAAAAAGAAGGGAGTCAGCATGGCCGATGACGTTCAAGCCGGCGTTCGACTGATGGACTAAGCTAGCTATAATGGACAATGGTTGTCCATGCAATGGGAAAACATAATCAAAATTACCACCAACCCCTTCCTGAACAATGAACTCTTACTCAGCAATCGTCTACTGTCATCTTACCACCTTAATGGATCCTGTCCAGAAGCATTTTCTTCGCTCAAACGTCTTAGGCACAAACCAAATTCTACGTCTTCCCCTTGAAGACCACCAAGTTTATGGTGTAAGCCCTGCAAAGGAATCTTAAAATCGCATAGAACAGGGCTGATGGAAAAGCTTTAGCTCTCTACTATATTGTTTGATATACCCAAATGTGATCCCAGATCGTAATGTTAACGAAAACTCAACTCGAAGCACAAGCAACTCTTCTAGGCTAGTTATGAAAGGAGAAAACCCCTATATACGACATTTGTATACACTCTCCAGCTCTCAGACATTATTTGGTCCCCACGCACAACACAATCAACGGCATTACACAATCCCAGTGGAATCGACGAGGGTTTGCCCCGAATCTCCACCTAATTATAACTACGATATATCAAATTATATACCTAactatatgtgtatgtgtatgacTATAGTTGTCTACGGAACCACCAACCTATttagatgtgtgtgtgtagcaGTTAAAAGTATttccaaaccaaaccaaagcaGCTAACAACAAACGGTTCAATATACAAGCATTAATGTGTACTGATTTTATATACAATGTACTAACTACTATATATACGTGTGAATGTCATTAGACTCTTAGTTGTTTACACAGGTTTCCTCGAACATCCTCATCAAATTCATCAACTAATCCGCACACACGCTCTAATCGGATATATTTTTGTGAGACCCTTTTTGGAGagatctacatacatatataaagaCACTACTCCTATACCGAAACCGAAATTTAAGATATCGATTACTCTCGATTACAGAGAACTTTGTACGCAGATTTGCAAGGCAACCATTTTGTATAagatttgcatttattttgtaacCTCTTGAATGCAAAGATCTCCCTAAGTTTGAATGCATTGCTAAGCCAATTGGATGTTTATCGATTACAAAATGTATAAGTATGCGTTATGCAAACATAAAACCGTTGTATTTAGTTAATAATATCAGCAATAAACTATAACATGTTTGAAATCAATGCGGCGTGTTTATATTTTGGGGTGCCATTTTAATCTACAAAAAGGTTTTCAAATATATGATTAAAgattgttttcaaaaaaaaagatttgcTTATCGAATTCAGTCGATTGCGGGTATATACATaatcgaaaaattaatttaaacaaaatgttcTTTGTTACTTTGACAATATATAATTTCAGTTTTGATTCAATCAGAATTGGACGACTTTGTCATATAGGCATACGAATAGTCGGAAAATAGAGTTTCGaatgaaataatataacaCAAACTACAGTTTCGTCGTTTTTAATCATAAATTGATGTTATTCTGTATACATAAGTTGtctttaatatataaattttggTTTCAATTTAATCAACATCATATTACTGCAAGggtatataagtatatactTCGGCTTTTTGAAGCTAACTTCCTTTCTTGTCATAATTTATGTTTTACGAATTCCAATTCTATTTGATGATTTCAACATAGATAATAAAGCAATCATCCAAGGATTGGTCATTAAAGGATGAACCAGTATGAATTTAGTTTCCAGAAACATTTTTAAGGCCACATGAACTGCCCATCGGCGTTTTCAGAGAAGCACTTGGCCGTCTGGTAGACCCTCTCGCAAGATTCCTTAAATTGTTTATCTGCAAAGATATACCTTACATATATTTACAGCTATGAAAGGTAAGTGTGGGTGTAGTTACGCGTATCCCGACAAGCTTCAACGGATTTCCTGGACATCTCCATCATTTCCGGGGGAACCAGATGCGGAAGTTGGGCCAGCGCCTTGGGAGCGTTGAACTCCCCCTTTTTGTTCACAGTGCCCGCCATCAAAGACACACACTTTGTGTAGCACTAAAAGGATAAAGGATTCAAACACTGGTGCCTGCAAAATGAAAGCGGCATTCACCATAAGATCCTGCGATGGCGGAAAGTTGAAATCACCCACGCGAAGCCGATCGAGATCTTCTGTTTTGAGCTTAAACTTCGGCGCACAGCCACTGCGGATCATGTCTAGCGAGGTCAAGAACTGCTCCATCGTCATGGCAACTGCAGGATCGGGTAGCAGGAGTACCAGCACTTGCAGGACGATCGCGAAAACAGCGGAAGAGCGTCGTTTCCAATGCTTCATGGTGGCGGAAAGCTAAATACGTTGAGTAACCATGTCGTAGGAGAGTTTTATAGGTGATCATGGTGGCAGGGAAAGGTGGTAATTAAATCGCAGGGATTAATAATTAAGTAACACACTCGCACGCCATTTGAGTTGACTAGGAAGTTGTATTTGTACCATTTGAATGACACGACAATAGTCGAATTTTAGAGATACctgttaaaaaataataaataataatttttaaaccaATTTTCAGGATAAAGTGGGTAAGCGATGAGTTTATAGCAccgcatatatgtatattcatatgtatatgtgatCATATAATATTCCCAGAAATTCAAATCCAGTGCTCTAcctataaaaattgttaaataataaaaatatggtCTTCgcaataatattaaaataatatattttaaatattttttaaggaTATTTTGACTAATTATTTGTTTGACGCTTTctattttaaact is from Drosophila melanogaster chromosome 3L and encodes:
- the Taf6 gene encoding TBP-associated factor 6, isoform B; translated protein: MSGKPSKPSSPSSSMLYGSSISAESMKVIAESIGVGSLSDDAAKELAEDVSIKLKRIVQDAAKFMNHAKRQKLSVRDIDMSLKVRNVEPQYGFVAKDFIPFRFASGGGRELHFTEDKEIDLGEITSTNSVKIPLDLTLRSHWFVVEGVQPTVPENPPPLSKDSQLLDSVNPVIKMDQGLNKDAAGKPTTGKIHKLKNVETIHVKQLATHELSVEQQLYYKEITEACVGSDEPRRGEALQSLGSDPGLHEMLPRMCTFIAEGVKVNVVQNNLALLIYLMRMVRALLDNPSLFLEKYLHELIPSVMTCIVSKQLCMRPELDNHWALRDFASRLMAQICKNFNTLTNNLQTRVTRIFSKALQNDKTHLSSLYGSIAGLSELGGEVIKVFIIPRLKFISERIEPHLLGTSISNTDKTAAGHIRAMLQKCCPPILRQMRSAPDTAEDYKNDFGFLGPSLCQAVVKVRNAPASSIVTLSSNTINTAPITSAAQTATTIGRVSMPTTQRQGPGVSSLPQIRAIQANQPAQKFVIVTQNSPQQGQAKVVRRGSSPHSVVLSAASNAASASNSNSSSSGSLLAAAQRSSDNVCVIAGSEAPAVDGITVQSFRAS
- the Taf6 gene encoding TBP-associated factor 6, isoform A, which codes for MSGKPSKPSSPSSSMLYGSSISAESMKVIAESIGVGSLSDDAAKELAEDVSIKLKRIVQDAAKFMNHAKRQKLSVRDIDMSLKVRNVEPQYGFVAKDFIPFRFASGGGRELHFTEDKEIDLGEITSTNSVKIPLDLTLRSHWFVVEGVQPTVPENPPPLSKDSQLLDSVNPVIKMDQGLNKDAAGKPTTGKIHKLKNVETIHVKQLATHELSVEQQLYYKEITEACVGSDEPRRGEALQSLGSDPGLHEMLPRMCTFIAEGVKVNVVQNNLALLIYLMRMVRALLDNPSLFLEKYLHELIPSVMTCIVSKQLCMRPELDNHWALRDFASRLMAQICKNFNTLTNNLQTRVTRIFSKALQNDKTHLSSLYGSIAGLSELGGEVIKVFIIPRLKFISERIEPHLLGTSISNTDKTAAGHIRAMLQKCCPPILRQMRSAPDTAEDYKNDFGFLGPSLCQAVVKVRNAPASSIVTLSSNTINTAPITSAAQTATTIGRVSMPTTQRQGSPGVSSLPQIRAIQANQPAQKFVIVTQNSPQQGQAKVVRRGSSPHSVVLSAASNAASASNSNSSSSGSLLAAAQRSSDNVCVIAGSEAPAVDGITVQSFRAS
- the CG9368 gene encoding uncharacterized protein, isoform A; this encodes MHARFADPEPASPDSVDGIETESLEARIEAFKQNPQNMAALREALDDVLLRAETEANRRAVESQKSQQGKEKRPSFAIPDFKNGKVVNRARGFVVRIFDAICNCANNNAAAATTRFKLRSNSGGGGGGGGGGGGASGNGKRQQSQNEPETLVLTKKKPAGEGKKKKGVSMADDVQAGVRLMD
- the CG9368 gene encoding uncharacterized protein, isoform D codes for the protein MHARFADPEPASPDSVDGIETESLEARIEAFKQNPQNMAALREALDDVLLRAETEANRRAVESQKSQQGKEKRPSKYTQCGSVHFTS
- the CG9368 gene encoding uncharacterized protein, isoform B, whose product is MHARFADPEPASPDSVDGIETESLEARIEAFKQNPQNMAALREALDDVLLRAETEANRRAVESQKSQQGKEKRPNFKNGKVVNRARGFVVRIFDAICNCANNNAAAATTRFKLRSNSGGGGGGGGGGGGASGNGKRQQSQNEPETLVLTKKKPAGEGKKKKGVSMADDVQAGVRLMD
- the lush gene encoding lush, isoform B, translated to MKHWKRRSSAVFAIVLQVLVLLLPDPAVAMTMEQFLTSLDMIRSGCAPKFKLKTEDLDRLRVGDFNFPPSQDLMCYTKCVSLMAGTVNKKGEFNAPKALAQLPHLVPPEMMEMSRKSVEACRDTHKQFKESCERVYQTAKCFSENADGQFMWP